In Janibacter sp. CX7, a single genomic region encodes these proteins:
- a CDS encoding LLM class flavin-dependent oxidoreductase, which translates to MIPKLSLLDLATVGRDQPISEALADTVTLAQRADDLGVFERLWFAEHHNMSRIASAATSVLIAHIASRTERIRVGSGGIMLPNHSPLVIAEQFGTLAELHPGRIDLGLGRAPGTDGQTLRALRTDPRAAEAFPQDVRELQGYLADESQVDGIHAYPGRGTRVPLYILGSSLFGAQLAAAYGLPYAFASHFAPDALEQAVRVYRERFTPSEQLQQPHVIAALNVIAADDSAEAVEAADRVLRARVRMLAGRVGSGSLDEEMVTALMDTHVGAQARHMLTHTVVGNPDEVARGLADFAALADADELIMTNPAPELAQRIRTLEIVAGLRETGS; encoded by the coding sequence GTGATCCCGAAGCTCTCCCTCCTCGACCTGGCCACCGTGGGCCGCGACCAGCCGATCAGCGAGGCGCTCGCCGACACCGTCACCCTCGCGCAGCGCGCGGACGACCTCGGGGTCTTCGAGCGCCTCTGGTTTGCCGAGCACCACAACATGTCGCGCATCGCCTCCGCGGCGACCTCCGTCCTCATCGCGCACATCGCCTCGCGCACCGAGCGGATCCGCGTCGGCTCCGGCGGCATCATGCTGCCCAACCACTCGCCGCTCGTCATCGCCGAGCAGTTCGGCACCCTCGCCGAGCTCCACCCCGGCCGCATCGACCTGGGGCTCGGTCGTGCCCCCGGCACCGACGGCCAGACCCTGCGCGCGCTGCGCACCGACCCGCGCGCCGCCGAGGCCTTCCCGCAGGACGTCCGCGAGCTGCAGGGATATCTCGCCGACGAGTCGCAGGTCGACGGGATCCACGCCTACCCCGGCCGCGGCACCCGCGTGCCGCTCTACATCCTCGGCTCCTCGCTCTTCGGCGCCCAGCTCGCCGCCGCCTACGGCCTGCCCTATGCCTTCGCGTCCCACTTCGCGCCCGACGCCCTCGAGCAGGCCGTGCGGGTCTACCGCGAGCGCTTCACCCCGAGCGAGCAGCTGCAGCAGCCGCACGTCATCGCGGCGCTCAACGTCATCGCCGCCGACGACTCCGCCGAGGCGGTCGAGGCCGCCGACCGGGTCCTGCGGGCCCGGGTGCGGATGCTCGCCGGCCGGGTCGGCTCGGGCAGCCTCGACGAGGAGATGGTCACGGCGCTCATGGACACCCACGTCGGTGCCCAGGCCCGCCACATGCTCACCCACACGGTCGTCGGCAACCCCGACGAGGTGGCCCGCGGGCTGGCCGACTTCGCCGCCCTCGCCGACGCCGACGAGCTGATCATGACCAACCCCGCCCCGGAGCTGGCGCAGCGGATCCGCACCCTCGAGATCGTCGCCGGGCTCCGCGAGACCGGGAGCTGA
- a CDS encoding M57 family metalloprotease, whose translation MKRTTTRAATVLGIAATISMGAASLGYADGSDEPTYQEYKAQTYQDPTDQQYIVNGDIPLAGEKQLREFYQELVNPQYESQLIVNTVYGKDDVWSATQAQNLTYCVSDSFGSDKAAIVSAMQAGGNQWESASSGVDFTYDSSQDASCTTRNSNVLFSVEPVSGASYVARAFFPSTAKSTRNVLINTDQIFSSGWAAQNVLAHELGHALGFRHEHTRPEAGTCFEDNNWRPLTPYDSSSIMHYPQCNGSSDDLSMTAADREGIRSVYGS comes from the coding sequence ATGAAGCGCACCACCACACGCGCTGCAACCGTCCTGGGTATCGCGGCCACGATCTCGATGGGAGCGGCGAGCCTCGGCTACGCCGACGGGAGCGACGAGCCGACCTACCAGGAGTACAAGGCACAGACCTACCAGGACCCGACGGACCAGCAGTACATCGTCAACGGGGACATCCCGCTGGCGGGGGAGAAGCAGCTGCGCGAGTTCTACCAGGAGCTCGTCAACCCCCAGTACGAGAGCCAGCTCATCGTCAACACGGTCTACGGCAAGGACGACGTGTGGAGCGCCACCCAGGCGCAGAACCTCACCTACTGCGTGAGTGACAGCTTCGGCTCCGACAAGGCGGCGATCGTCAGCGCGATGCAGGCCGGCGGCAACCAGTGGGAGTCCGCGAGCTCGGGTGTCGACTTCACCTACGACTCGAGCCAGGACGCCAGCTGCACCACGCGCAACTCCAACGTGCTCTTCTCCGTGGAGCCGGTGAGCGGTGCGAGCTACGTCGCCCGCGCCTTCTTCCCGAGCACCGCGAAGTCGACTCGCAACGTCCTGATCAACACGGACCAGATCTTCTCCTCCGGCTGGGCCGCGCAGAACGTCCTGGCCCACGAGCTCGGCCACGCCCTCGGCTTCCGCCACGAGCACACCCGTCCCGAGGCCGGTACCTGCTTCGAGGACAACAACTGGCGTCCGCTGACGCCCTACGACTCGTCGTCGATCATGCACTACCCCCAGTGCAACGGATCGTCCGACGACCTGAGCATGACCGCGGCGGATCGCGAGGGGATCCGCTCGGTCTACGGTTCCTGA